From Pedobacter indicus, a single genomic window includes:
- a CDS encoding formylglycine-generating enzyme family protein gives MIKVYLIPFYILFAVTLAACNQTADNKQGENSQDSSHVGHDHTAVGHNHDQCVADGMPSRGAAIANATPIVQGMGSDNANMVYIQGGTFTMGSNEFADSKPLHEVHVNGFWMDEHEVTNRQFSRFVQATGYQTVAERPLDPKDFPTVPLDLLVPGSAVFTPPANHPSLNDYTNWWSYVAGASWRHPEGPGSTLEGREDHPVVHIAYEDAEAYAKWAGKRLPTEAEWEFAARAMRENDKYYWGNTMKPGGQWVANIYQGSFPMKDTGEDGFVGTAPVKSFPANAIGIYDMDGNVWEWCSDFYRPDYYENSPANNPKGPSDSYDPSEPNMVKRVQRGGSFLCNDQYCERYIAGSRGKGEVSSAGNNLGFRCVSDDPAPERPTSEKSGG, from the coding sequence ATGATAAAAGTATATCTAATACCTTTCTATATACTGTTTGCTGTTACCTTGGCAGCCTGTAATCAAACGGCTGATAACAAACAAGGGGAGAATAGTCAAGACAGCTCGCACGTTGGTCATGATCATACAGCTGTTGGGCATAACCACGATCAATGTGTTGCGGATGGAATGCCGTCTCGTGGAGCTGCTATTGCGAATGCTACACCAATTGTCCAAGGCATGGGATCCGATAATGCCAATATGGTTTACATCCAAGGCGGTACTTTTACAATGGGATCTAATGAGTTTGCGGATAGCAAGCCGCTTCATGAGGTACATGTCAATGGTTTTTGGATGGATGAACATGAAGTAACCAATAGACAATTTTCGCGCTTTGTGCAGGCAACGGGTTATCAGACAGTGGCAGAGCGACCACTCGACCCTAAAGATTTTCCCACAGTGCCACTCGATTTATTAGTTCCCGGCTCAGCTGTTTTTACCCCTCCGGCTAATCACCCCTCACTTAATGATTATACAAACTGGTGGAGCTATGTGGCAGGTGCCAGCTGGCGTCATCCCGAAGGACCTGGAAGTACACTTGAAGGGCGCGAAGATCATCCTGTCGTTCATATTGCATACGAAGATGCTGAGGCTTATGCAAAATGGGCAGGTAAGCGGTTGCCGACTGAAGCAGAATGGGAATTTGCAGCTCGGGCTATGAGGGAAAATGATAAATATTATTGGGGAAATACGATGAAACCCGGAGGGCAATGGGTAGCTAATATTTATCAGGGAAGCTTTCCAATGAAAGATACAGGCGAGGATGGTTTCGTTGGCACTGCACCTGTTAAGTCATTCCCAGCGAATGCCATTGGTATATACGATATGGATGGAAATGTTTGGGAATGGTGCTCAGATTTCTATCGGCCTGATTACTACGAAAACAGTCCAGCAAACAATCCGAAAGGGCCAAGCGATAGCTATGATCCTTCTGAACCCAATATGGTAAAAAGAGTTCAGCGTGGCGGATCATTCCTTTGTAATGATCAGTATTGCGAGCGTTACATTGCGGGTAGTAGAGGGAAAGGGGAGGTGAGTAGTGCAGGGAATAATTTGGGTTTTAGATGTGTAAGTGACGATCCTGCTCCGGAGCGACCTACTTCGGAGAAAAGCGGTGGGTGA
- a CDS encoding DUF4833 domain-containing protein, translated as MRMIVIFLFVLIGPMVIVEDNYAQDRGDEAIDRLVEKESLPVPNESKQLFYLQRDPNTNTVIYSVNMKDDEIDENQPVKAHWIRYAEGGKRTSLSFVQRKFAYGVHHTKTGDQEYDIRLQAYKDLEISVRFNPKTNKYQAYTAVDNKEIVLKRIFVRIDGGSYFKPNVQYIEVLGYDPTNKSKITHRFSPK; from the coding sequence ATGAGAATGATCGTCATTTTTTTATTCGTACTTATTGGACCTATGGTGATTGTTGAAGACAATTATGCGCAAGATCGAGGAGATGAAGCAATCGACCGATTAGTCGAAAAAGAAAGCTTACCTGTACCGAATGAGAGCAAACAGCTTTTTTATCTTCAACGGGACCCAAATACCAACACGGTTATTTACAGCGTAAATATGAAAGATGACGAAATCGACGAGAATCAACCCGTTAAAGCTCATTGGATCCGTTATGCAGAAGGCGGAAAGCGAACCAGCCTTAGCTTTGTCCAGCGCAAATTTGCATATGGAGTTCACCATACCAAAACGGGAGATCAGGAATATGATATACGGTTGCAAGCTTACAAAGACTTAGAAATTTCAGTAAGGTTTAATCCGAAAACGAATAAATATCAAGCCTATACGGCAGTCGACAACAAAGAAATTGTCCTTAAAAGAATTTTCGTCCGCATTGATGGAGGTTCCTATTTTAAACCCAATGTACAATATATAGAAGTTTTGGGTTATGACCCCACCAACAAGTCAAAAATCACCCACCGCTTTTCTCCGAAGTAG
- a CDS encoding S41 family peptidase — MQNSTKKNLLFALAYAVVLAIGILLGQNYADENQTVGNNSFIPLGLTDKTGKVQKTLQLIQERYVEKVVLDTLQDAAITEMLTRLDPHSSYLAPRQAKAIAENLSGSFDGIGIEYFSVNDTLIVTGMVSDCPAEKAGILRGDKLIWINDSLIAGANRSRQEISDLVRGKRGTTLNVWVSRSGKEIESPIQIKRDKINVSTIDAAYMMQPRTAYIKIKRFGEHTSEEFEAALKALKKNNFDKLILDLRENGGGYFYSALAVADQFFPPDSLLVYTDGANEERTDYYSTPNGLYEKGDLVVLIDENSASSSEIVAGAVQDLHRGVIIGRRSYGKGLVQEQFDFGDGSALNLTVAKYYTPSGRSIQKSYKRGNINYFNELNQRFLSGELTSQSIQQTDSISPDGDVYENGSGKLITISGGIMPDIYVPMDTTGLTPFYHVVQEQDLIRNFIYHRMIDSPPSFAVENFIEDYEIPNTVYRDFIRFVREENVSVSLAESNLSRSIIEGDMKAILGKFFFGNEAWFKVRNHQDPTIMRSLQVLNN; from the coding sequence ATGCAAAACTCTACTAAAAAGAACCTTTTATTTGCGCTCGCGTACGCCGTTGTTTTGGCGATAGGAATTCTTTTGGGGCAAAATTATGCTGATGAAAATCAAACAGTAGGCAATAATAGTTTTATTCCTTTAGGTCTCACGGATAAAACAGGGAAGGTACAAAAAACATTGCAGCTGATTCAAGAAAGATATGTTGAAAAGGTTGTCCTAGACACGCTTCAGGATGCTGCAATAACAGAAATGCTTACGCGTTTGGATCCACATTCAAGTTATCTAGCTCCTCGTCAGGCCAAGGCAATTGCAGAAAATCTTTCAGGGTCTTTCGATGGTATTGGTATTGAGTATTTCTCTGTTAATGATACATTGATCGTCACGGGTATGGTTAGTGATTGTCCAGCAGAAAAGGCTGGAATACTCCGAGGTGATAAGTTGATCTGGATTAATGACTCTCTGATTGCTGGTGCTAATCGAAGTCGGCAGGAAATTTCTGACTTAGTGAGAGGCAAGCGGGGCACTACATTGAATGTTTGGGTCAGTCGTTCAGGAAAAGAGATTGAAAGCCCTATTCAGATTAAGCGTGATAAGATTAACGTTAGCACGATAGACGCTGCTTACATGATGCAGCCTCGCACGGCTTATATTAAAATCAAACGCTTTGGGGAGCATACCTCAGAAGAGTTTGAAGCTGCATTAAAAGCCTTAAAGAAGAATAATTTTGACAAATTGATTTTAGACCTTCGAGAGAATGGCGGTGGATACTTTTATTCTGCTTTAGCTGTAGCGGATCAATTTTTTCCACCTGATAGTCTGTTGGTTTATACCGACGGAGCCAATGAAGAGCGAACCGACTATTATTCTACTCCTAATGGTTTATATGAAAAGGGTGATTTAGTTGTTTTAATCGATGAAAATTCTGCATCATCAAGTGAGATAGTAGCTGGTGCCGTTCAAGATCTACATCGGGGAGTCATTATCGGTCGGCGATCATATGGGAAAGGTTTGGTTCAAGAGCAGTTTGATTTTGGTGACGGATCTGCTTTAAATCTTACGGTCGCAAAATACTATACCCCTTCGGGCCGTAGTATACAGAAATCCTATAAAAGAGGAAATATTAACTACTTTAATGAGCTTAACCAACGTTTTCTGAGTGGCGAGCTGACTAGTCAGTCGATCCAGCAAACAGATTCGATCAGTCCAGACGGTGATGTTTATGAGAACGGTTCTGGTAAGCTAATTACCATATCAGGAGGCATTATGCCTGATATTTATGTTCCCATGGATACGACAGGCCTAACGCCGTTTTATCATGTCGTTCAGGAGCAAGATTTAATAAGAAACTTTATCTACCATCGAATGATCGACTCACCACCTTCTTTTGCTGTAGAAAATTTTATAGAGGATTATGAAATTCCGAATACTGTGTATCGGGATTTCATTCGTTTTGTACGGGAAGAAAATGTTTCCGTTAGCTTAGCGGAGTCCAACTTGTCGCGTAGCATCATTGAAGGTGATATGAAGGCAATATTGGGTAAATTTTTCTTTGGTAATGAAGCATGGTTTAAAGTTCGAAACCATCAAGACCCCACTATTATGCGAAGCTTACAAGTCCTGAATAATTGA
- the der gene encoding ribosome biogenesis GTPase Der yields the protein MSNIIAIVGRPNVGKSTFYNRLTESRKAIVDNFSGVTRDRHYGQGEWIGKTFTVIDTGGYVHGSDDIYESAIREQVLIAIDEASVILFMVDVTTGITDLDDEMANLLRRSKKPVFVVVNKVDNTNLHIEAATFYSLGLGEIYNISSMTGSGTGELLDEVVKHLEDLPEEESTLPKYAIVGRPNVGKSSLTNALVGETRNIVTPNAGTTRDSIAIHYNQFGHEFLLIDTAGLRKKGKVREDIEFYSVMRTIKALEEADVVLLMLDATEGIESQDINIFHLAQKNKKGIVIVVNKWDLIEKTHKSTKEFEALIRERIAPFTDVPIIFTSVTEKQRIMKVVETAAKVYENKTKKISTSKLNDVMLPIIESYPPPATKGKYIKIKYITQISGKSPMFAFFCNLPQYVKDPYKRFIENKLRDNFGFEGVPIDIFFRQK from the coding sequence ATGTCAAATATTATCGCAATCGTAGGCCGTCCAAATGTCGGTAAATCCACATTTTACAATCGTTTAACTGAAAGCCGGAAAGCAATCGTTGATAACTTTAGTGGTGTTACACGTGATCGTCATTACGGACAAGGGGAATGGATTGGTAAGACGTTTACGGTTATTGATACCGGAGGTTATGTACATGGTTCGGATGATATTTACGAATCGGCAATTCGTGAGCAAGTACTTATCGCTATAGATGAAGCTTCAGTAATCCTTTTTATGGTTGATGTAACAACCGGCATTACTGACCTGGACGACGAGATGGCAAACCTATTGAGACGAAGCAAAAAGCCAGTTTTTGTTGTTGTGAACAAAGTGGATAATACCAATTTGCATATCGAGGCTGCTACATTCTATAGCCTGGGTTTAGGCGAGATTTACAATATATCTTCTATGACGGGTTCGGGAACAGGTGAGCTTCTAGACGAAGTAGTTAAACATCTGGAAGATCTTCCCGAAGAAGAAAGCACACTACCGAAGTACGCAATCGTAGGCCGACCGAATGTGGGTAAGTCTTCATTGACGAATGCGCTCGTTGGCGAAACAAGAAATATAGTTACTCCGAATGCGGGCACTACACGAGACTCTATTGCAATTCACTACAATCAATTCGGTCATGAATTTTTACTTATTGATACGGCTGGATTAAGAAAAAAAGGGAAAGTTCGGGAGGATATTGAATTTTACTCCGTTATGCGGACAATTAAAGCACTTGAGGAAGCCGATGTGGTCTTACTTATGCTCGACGCAACCGAGGGAATCGAGTCGCAAGATATCAACATATTCCACTTAGCTCAGAAAAACAAAAAAGGCATCGTCATTGTCGTCAACAAGTGGGATTTAATTGAGAAAACCCATAAAAGCACGAAGGAGTTTGAAGCACTTATCCGCGAAAGGATCGCGCCATTTACGGATGTGCCTATTATATTCACGTCTGTGACCGAAAAACAGCGGATTATGAAGGTGGTGGAGACAGCTGCAAAAGTTTACGAAAATAAAACGAAGAAAATTTCCACTTCGAAACTGAATGACGTAATGCTTCCTATTATCGAAAGTTATCCCCCTCCTGCTACCAAAGGAAAGTATATCAAAATTAAGTATATCACTCAGATCAGTGGAAAATCACCTATGTTTGCATTCTTCTGCAATCTGCCACAGTACGTAAAAGATCCTTATAAACGCTTTATTGAAAATAAACTGCGCGATAACTTCGGCTTTGAAGGCGTTCCGATTGATATTTTCTTCAGACAAAAATAG
- a CDS encoding SIMPL domain-containing protein, which yields MKRIITTLILLTVISMGFAQEKPLVTVNGEHTIKVEPDEAEVNFAIVTEHKDLQEAKKNNDALVSKAISFLKKESVPSNDIRTTRVNVNPYKEYVKDKDPIPMFRAQQSINVKITDLDRLTELVSGLVDLGVNNIQNIEFKTSNLEELQNEARAKAVLDAKKKATILAESVGQSIGAVHAIHDNTVSDIGSPRPMMMAYKSEAADSGQAPIATGEIEVTARVNASFLLK from the coding sequence ATGAAAAGAATAATCACAACGCTAATTTTATTAACAGTTATTTCTATGGGATTTGCACAGGAAAAACCTCTTGTTACTGTTAACGGAGAACATACAATCAAAGTTGAACCCGACGAAGCGGAAGTGAACTTCGCTATCGTAACTGAACATAAGGATCTTCAGGAAGCAAAAAAAAATAATGATGCGCTAGTCTCTAAAGCGATATCTTTTCTAAAAAAGGAATCGGTTCCTTCGAATGATATTCGAACAACACGTGTAAATGTTAATCCGTATAAGGAATATGTAAAAGACAAAGACCCGATCCCAATGTTTAGAGCTCAACAATCAATTAACGTAAAAATAACTGACCTTGATAGGCTGACAGAATTAGTAAGCGGTTTAGTGGATCTCGGTGTTAATAACATCCAAAACATTGAGTTTAAAACATCGAACTTAGAAGAACTTCAAAATGAAGCGCGAGCTAAGGCAGTGCTCGACGCCAAGAAAAAAGCGACCATTCTTGCTGAGTCTGTAGGACAATCCATCGGAGCGGTTCATGCTATTCATGATAATACAGTTTCTGATATCGGTTCTCCCAGACCAATGATGATGGCCTATAAAAGTGAAGCTGCTGATAGTGGCCAGGCGCCGATCGCTACTGGGGAAATCGAAGTAACCGCCAGAGTCAACGCAAGCTTCCTGTTAAAATAA
- a CDS encoding efflux transporter outer membrane subunit, whose translation MNKLRNIFLAAIGLLLTLNACKVGKDYQRPDLDLPNSYRNGPATADTTSIGDIPWDEFFKDSTLLALIDTAIIYNYDLQRALKNIEIADQINREARAQYLPDINANIATFDRSYRSENFYSSPTAKWYEENGKEPPKNMYGYTPQHSSGISLSWELDIWGKIRRQNESAAANYLQTHEARKLIQTQLVADIAQGYYNLLMLDAQLEVARRNLQLTDSTLRIIQLQYDAGKTTSLAIQQTKSQRLSALSLIPQLEREVAIQENSLRALAGQMPDSVARTGQLEDFLENSVFAGVPLYMVTNRPDVRASELALRATNAEVGVAQAYRYPSLTISAEGGVNSMLPSNWVSIPGSLFGDIIGSITQPIFNRRKLKTDFEVAKLERDKAELDFQEDVLTAINEITNSLITLEKLREEHDITVERVEVAQLGIKQSDLLFKAGRASYLEIINAQQTAIESELELVSLKQQLLLARVDLYRALGGGWQTKEESN comes from the coding sequence ATGAATAAGCTCCGCAATATATTTCTAGCGGCAATTGGTTTGCTCCTTACACTGAATGCATGTAAGGTCGGAAAGGACTATCAGCGTCCTGATTTAGATTTACCCAATTCTTATAGAAACGGTCCGGCTACGGCTGATACAACCAGCATAGGGGATATTCCATGGGATGAGTTCTTTAAAGATTCCACTCTTTTGGCGTTAATCGATACAGCTATTATTTATAATTATGATTTACAGCGTGCTCTGAAGAATATAGAAATTGCTGATCAAATCAATCGAGAAGCAAGAGCTCAATACCTCCCCGATATCAATGCAAATATTGCAACTTTTGACAGAAGCTATCGTTCTGAAAATTTCTATTCAAGCCCGACTGCTAAGTGGTACGAAGAAAATGGCAAAGAGCCTCCGAAAAACATGTACGGCTATACTCCACAACATTCTTCAGGAATTAGCTTAAGTTGGGAACTTGATATTTGGGGGAAAATAAGGCGACAGAATGAAAGTGCAGCAGCCAATTACCTCCAAACACATGAGGCCCGAAAATTGATTCAGACGCAACTTGTAGCTGACATTGCTCAGGGATATTATAACTTATTGATGCTCGATGCCCAACTAGAAGTGGCAAGACGGAATCTCCAGTTGACAGACAGTACCCTGAGGATTATTCAGTTACAATATGATGCCGGAAAAACTACATCGCTCGCTATTCAACAAACAAAGTCGCAGCGCTTATCCGCGCTATCTCTGATTCCACAACTTGAACGTGAAGTGGCTATTCAGGAGAACTCGTTGCGTGCATTGGCTGGGCAGATGCCCGATAGTGTTGCCCGTACAGGTCAACTAGAGGATTTTCTTGAGAACTCTGTTTTCGCGGGTGTACCACTATATATGGTGACTAATCGACCCGATGTACGAGCATCTGAATTAGCTTTAAGAGCTACCAATGCTGAAGTAGGCGTCGCGCAAGCTTACCGATATCCTAGTTTGACAATTAGCGCTGAAGGGGGTGTTAACAGTATGTTGCCGTCTAACTGGGTAAGTATTCCCGGTTCACTCTTTGGTGATATTATTGGAAGCATAACACAACCTATTTTCAATCGTAGAAAGCTAAAGACAGATTTTGAGGTTGCTAAACTCGAGCGTGATAAGGCAGAATTAGATTTTCAAGAAGATGTGCTAACGGCAATTAATGAAATTACAAATTCGTTGATCACGTTGGAAAAATTACGTGAGGAGCATGACATAACCGTCGAGCGTGTCGAGGTAGCACAGTTGGGGATCAAACAATCTGACTTATTATTTAAAGCGGGGCGCGCAAGTTATCTCGAAATTATTAATGCTCAGCAAACAGCGATTGAAAGTGAACTCGAGCTTGTCAGTTTAAAACAACAATTATTACTCGCAAGAGTTGACCTTTATAGAGCATTGGGGGGCGGATGGCAAACCAAAGAAGAGTCAAATTAA
- a CDS encoding efflux RND transporter permease subunit, whose protein sequence is MIKTIMSRPVMATVISILLVILGVVGMLQLPVTRFPEIAPPSVSVSLSYPGANAETVAESTLLPLEEAINGVNHMTYMRSSASNKGSGNITIFFEPGTDPDQAAVNVQTRVSKAASNIPAEVNESGITVMPKQSGVIMTINLFSDHPEGIYDETFLQAYASINIIRELLRVSGVAEVSRIGARNYSMRTWLNPEKLALYGLVPQDITAAIKNQNFEIAPGKFGESSDEVFETVLKHQGRFSNPEDYENLVIRTNEDGSVLYLKDVARIEFGASNVGSDNEVNGLPGLTMNVVQTSGSNAVEIDKEVRQVLERLQSTFPSGIKYDVTYSVREQIDESVSQVQHTLFEAFLLVFLIVFIFLQDFRSTLIPAIAIPVSLIGTFFFLLLFGFSINVLTLFALVLAIGIVVDDAIVVVEAVHQKMENGMGPRKATAAAMSEITGAILSITMVMAAVFLPVGLMSGPSGIFYQQFAYTLATAILISAVTALTLSPVLCMLLLKKKKKKARKERKLDKFIAKFFKAFNDAFEKLTKRYVGTLDFLMTRKGLSVLGLAIVTFIGVFLMVKTPASFIPAEDDSFVTFSMAMPPGASLARTTEILRKADSVIKQRNEVEGMTTISGYNAIDANASSAFAVGYINLKDYGDREGIKDINEFMDTLRNELSLIHEASFSVYGRPTVQGFGDFSGLEFVLQDRLGGPFLEFSGVADKFIEEINQRPEIEDAFTPFKANFPQYELEIDYVKAQALGVEARDLMTSIRGYYSRSQAGDFTRFGRQYRVYMQADAQFTNDPESFKSIFVRNKSGEMVPANTLIKLKRVLGPETVNRYNLFNAIAINATPAAGYSTGQAMAAIEEVAEQSLAANYSYEWTGMSLEEKESGGEVILIFTLSILFVYFLLAIQFESYILPLAIIFSVPVGLIGVYTAVNIAGLENNIYVQVGLIMLIGLLAKNAILIVEFAVQQRKMGASVFEAAKEGARLRLRPILMTSLAFVAGLIPLMWTVGPSAQGNHSISVSAAGGMLFGVVLGIFIIPVLYLIFQQMDEKIKLKMAREEEEDE, encoded by the coding sequence ATGATAAAGACAATCATGAGTAGGCCAGTGATGGCTACCGTAATATCTATATTATTGGTGATATTAGGGGTCGTTGGGATGCTGCAACTACCGGTAACCAGATTCCCTGAAATAGCGCCTCCCAGTGTAAGTGTATCTCTTTCATATCCCGGTGCCAACGCTGAAACGGTGGCAGAAAGTACTTTACTCCCCCTCGAAGAGGCTATTAACGGAGTAAACCATATGACCTATATGCGGTCTAGTGCGAGTAACAAAGGATCAGGAAATATTACGATTTTCTTTGAACCTGGTACGGACCCCGATCAAGCGGCCGTAAATGTGCAAACTCGCGTATCCAAAGCAGCGAGTAACATTCCAGCTGAAGTTAATGAATCAGGTATCACCGTTATGCCAAAGCAAAGCGGTGTAATTATGACAATTAACCTCTTTAGCGACCACCCAGAAGGCATTTATGATGAAACCTTTCTTCAGGCTTACGCATCCATCAATATTATCCGCGAGCTGTTACGTGTTTCCGGAGTGGCGGAAGTAAGCAGGATTGGTGCTCGAAACTACTCGATGCGAACCTGGTTAAATCCCGAAAAGCTCGCCTTATATGGACTGGTACCTCAAGATATTACAGCAGCTATAAAAAATCAAAACTTTGAGATTGCACCGGGGAAATTCGGAGAATCCTCAGATGAAGTTTTCGAGACGGTATTGAAACACCAAGGAAGATTCAGTAACCCGGAAGATTATGAAAACCTTGTGATCCGAACGAACGAAGATGGAAGCGTTCTGTATTTAAAGGATGTTGCGCGAATTGAATTTGGCGCATCGAACGTCGGCAGTGATAATGAGGTAAATGGCTTACCTGGTCTGACGATGAATGTTGTACAGACTAGTGGATCGAATGCTGTGGAAATTGACAAGGAAGTCCGCCAAGTTCTTGAACGATTACAAAGTACCTTTCCTAGTGGAATCAAATATGATGTAACCTATTCAGTTAGAGAACAGATTGATGAATCAGTGTCTCAAGTGCAGCATACTTTATTTGAAGCATTCTTGCTCGTATTTCTCATTGTGTTTATCTTCCTACAGGATTTTAGATCGACATTGATTCCGGCCATCGCCATCCCCGTATCCTTAATTGGAACATTCTTTTTTCTGTTGTTATTTGGGTTCTCTATTAACGTACTGACTTTATTTGCACTAGTACTGGCGATTGGTATCGTCGTCGATGATGCTATTGTCGTCGTGGAGGCTGTTCACCAGAAAATGGAGAATGGCATGGGACCACGGAAAGCGACAGCCGCAGCAATGAGTGAGATTACCGGAGCCATCTTGTCTATCACCATGGTAATGGCAGCTGTATTTCTACCCGTAGGACTTATGTCGGGTCCTTCTGGTATATTTTATCAACAGTTCGCATACACCTTAGCAACGGCCATTCTTATTTCAGCAGTAACAGCACTCACGCTCAGTCCGGTGTTATGTATGCTCTTGCTAAAAAAGAAGAAAAAGAAAGCTCGAAAAGAACGAAAGCTTGATAAGTTTATCGCTAAGTTTTTCAAAGCATTTAACGATGCTTTCGAAAAATTAACTAAGCGCTACGTAGGGACACTAGACTTTTTGATGACTAGAAAAGGTCTAAGTGTTTTAGGCCTCGCAATTGTAACCTTTATTGGTGTATTCTTAATGGTGAAAACACCGGCAAGCTTTATTCCTGCTGAAGATGACAGCTTCGTTACTTTTTCCATGGCCATGCCTCCCGGAGCATCTTTGGCGCGGACAACTGAAATCTTAAGAAAAGCGGATAGCGTGATTAAACAACGTAATGAAGTGGAGGGCATGACTACTATTTCGGGTTATAACGCTATTGATGCAAATGCTAGTTCAGCTTTCGCTGTCGGGTATATTAACCTGAAAGATTATGGAGATCGCGAAGGCATCAAAGACATCAATGAATTCATGGACACCTTACGAAATGAACTATCTTTAATACATGAGGCTTCTTTTAGTGTGTACGGCCGTCCAACAGTACAAGGTTTTGGTGATTTTAGTGGATTAGAATTTGTGCTTCAAGATCGTTTAGGTGGCCCATTCCTTGAATTCAGTGGAGTGGCAGATAAATTTATTGAAGAAATTAACCAACGACCTGAAATTGAAGATGCTTTTACTCCATTTAAAGCAAATTTCCCGCAATACGAACTTGAGATAGATTACGTCAAGGCTCAAGCCTTAGGCGTCGAAGCGAGAGATCTCATGACTTCTATTAGAGGATATTATAGTCGCTCACAGGCTGGTGACTTTACACGTTTTGGACGTCAATACCGGGTATACATGCAAGCCGACGCCCAGTTTACCAATGATCCAGAATCGTTTAAATCGATTTTCGTAAGAAACAAATCTGGCGAAATGGTACCAGCAAACACCTTGATAAAGCTAAAACGAGTATTAGGTCCGGAGACTGTAAATAGATACAATCTGTTTAATGCAATTGCCATTAATGCTACGCCGGCTGCGGGATATAGTACAGGACAAGCGATGGCTGCGATCGAAGAGGTAGCAGAGCAATCACTTGCAGCAAACTATAGTTATGAATGGACAGGAATGAGCTTAGAGGAGAAAGAGTCAGGTGGTGAAGTTATTTTGATCTTTACTCTGAGCATTCTTTTTGTATATTTCTTACTGGCAATTCAGTTTGAGAGCTATATTCTACCACTGGCAATTATTTTTTCCGTTCCGGTAGGGCTCATCGGCGTATATACTGCCGTGAATATAGCCGGACTTGAAAATAACATTTATGTACAGGTCGGACTAATTATGTTGATAGGTCTTTTGGCTAAAAACGCTATCTTGATCGTTGAATTTGCTGTGCAGCAAAGGAAAATGGGTGCGAGCGTTTTTGAAGCTGCTAAAGAAGGAGCTAGACTCCGACTTCGACCAATTTTGATGACATCGCTGGCATTCGTTGCAGGTCTTATACCGTTGATGTGGACGGTAGGACCTTCTGCACAAGGTAATCATTCCATTAGTGTCAGTGCGGCCGGTGGTATGTTGTTTGGTGTTGTGCTAGGGATATTCATCATCCCTGTACTGTATTTAATATTCCAACAAATGGATGAAAAGATAAAATTAAAAATGGCTAGAGAGGAGGAAGAAGATGAATAA